CTATCTTCCTCCACCGGGGCATCATCGTGAACCGCAAAACAAAAAAATATTACTTTCTGTTGAGTGGCCTGCTGTTCTTCTTTTTCTTTACCTGGTCATCCAGCTTTTCGCTGATTTCACTGTGGCTGAGCCAAAAAATCGGCCTGAAAGGCGCGGAAACCGGACTCATCTTCTCTGCCATCTCGCTGGTGGCGCTGTGCGCCCAGCCGCTGTACGGTTTTATTCAGGACAAACTCGGCCTGCGCAAACACCTGCTGCAGTACCTCGGCGTAATGCTGCTGCTGACCGGCCCGTTTTTTATCTATGTCTACGCCCCGCTGCTGGCAAGCAACCTGCTGCTGGGCGCGCTGGTCGGCGGCGTGTTTATCGGCGCCACCTTCTATGCCGGCATCGGCGCGCTGGAGTCCTATACCGAGCGCGTCAGCCGCATCGTCGGCTTTGAATTCGGCCGCGCCCGCATGTGGGGCTCGCTCGGCTGGGCCTGCGCCACCTTTCTGGCCGGCTTTATCTTTAATATCGACCCGGACATCAATTTCTGGCTGGCGTCGGCGTCCGCAGTGGTATTCCTGCTGCTGCTCAGCCAGGTGCGCGAGCTGAAGGCCAACGCCATGGCCGAGCTGGAGTACGGCAAAGCGGAAAATCTGCGACTGCAGGACGCCGTGGCGCTGCTGCGCCTGCCCGGCTTCTGGGCGCTGGCAATCTTTGTACTCGGCATCAGCGTGTATAGCGTGTTCGACCAGCAGTTTTCGGTCTATTTCGCCGCCCAGTTCGCCACGCCGCAGCAGGGCAACGAGATGTACGGCTTTCTTAATTCACTGCAGGTATTTCTGGAGGCCGGCGGCATGTTCCTGGCGCCGTTGCTGGTTAACCGCATTGGCGCCAAGCAAGGGCTGTTGCTGGCAGGCGCCGTGATGACGCTGCGTATGCTCGGCTCCGGCCTGGTCAGCGGCGCGCTGCTGATTTCCCTGATGAAGCTGCTGCACGCCGTTGAACTGCCGATCCTGCTGATCGCCATTTTCAAATATATCGCCACGCGCTTCGACAGCCGTCTCTCCTCCACGCTGTATCTGGTGGGATTCCAGTTTATTACTCAGGTGATGGCCAGCTTTCTGTCACCGCTGGCCGGTTACGGCTATGACCGTATCGGCTTTGCCGACACCTACCTGCTGATGGGCGGCGTAGTCGCCGCCACCACCCTGCTCTCCTGCTGGCTGCTGCGCGGCGAAACCGCCGGCGGTAAGCACAACATTCATCCCTTAAGCGAGCCAAGCCAATGAAAGAACTCTTAGCCCAGGCCGATCACGCCGTAGAAAAACTGCGCGCCGCGCGTCAGAACGACCTGTATCCGCGTTTCCACCTGGCCGCCCAGGCCGGCTGGATTAACGACCCCAACGGACTGATTTTCATCAACGGGGTATACCATGCGTTTTATCAGCATCACCCCTTCGATGAAAATTGGGGGCCGATGCACTGGGGACACGCCACCAGCCGCGATCTGGTGCACTGGCAGCATCAGCCGATCGCGCTGGCGCCCGGCGACGCTGACGACCGCGACGGCTGTTTCTCCGGCTGCGCAGTCGATGACCACGGCGTACTGACACTGCTGTATACCGGCCATGTCTGGCTCGGCGAGCCGGGCGACGACTCAAAGCTGCGCGAGGTGCAGTGCCTGGCCACCAGCCAGGACGGCATCCACTTCACCAAGCACGGCGCGGTGCTGACGCCGCCGGCGGGCATCATGCACTTTCGCGATCCGAAAGTGTGGCGGCAAGATGAGCAGTGGTGGATGGTGGTCGGCGTCAAAGACAGCGATCTGGGCCAGGTGTGGCTGTACCGTTCCGACAATCTGCGCGACTGGCGCTTTGAACGGGTGCTGGCCGCCGCCGAGCATGCCCGGCAGGGCTATATGTGGGAGTGTCCGGATTTCTTCCCGCTGGGGGAACGCCAGCTGATGATTTTTTCCCCGCAGGGACTGGCGGCGCAGGGCTACCGCTATCGCAACCTCTTCCAGAGCGGCTACCTGCTCGGCAACTGGCAGCCGGGCGAGGCCTTTGAAGTGATCCAGCCGTTCAGCGAGCTGGATGCCGGGCACGACTTCTATGCGCCGCAGACCTTCACCGCCGCCGACGGCCGTCGCCTGCTGTTCGGCTGGATGGATATGTGGGAATCGCCGATGCCCAGCAAGGCGCACGGCTGGGCCGGCGCGCTGACGCTGCCGCGCGAACTGTCGCTCAGCGCCGCCGGGCAGGTGCGCATGCAGCCGGCGCGCGAACTGACGGCGCTGCGCCGCGAAGCACAGCGGTTTGACGCCGTGCGCTGCCGCAACCAGCGTCTGCCGCTGGGGGATGCGCTGCACGAACTGCTGCTGACGCTGGATCTGACCGGCAGCGATGCCGAACGCTACGGCGTAAACCTGGGCGACGCGGCGCGACTGTATGTGGATAATCAGGCGCACCGGCTGGTGCTTGAGCGGTTCAGCGACGATCCGGCGCTGTGCGGCTGCCGCAGCGTGCCGCTGCCGACCGGCGACCATCTGCAGCTGCGGCTGTTTATCGATCGCTCTTCGCTGGAAGTGTTTGTCAATGACGGCGAAGCCTGTCTGACCAGCCGCATCTATCCGCAGGACGGCGATTGCCGGCCCGGCCTGTTTGCCGAAAGCGGCGAAGCGCATTTCCCCGCGATCGCCGGCTGGACGTTGGACAGCATCTGGCAGTAATCTGTGCGGCCCGCGCTGCCGGGCCCTGCAGAAAGCTACAGCGACGCGCGCAGCAGCAGCGGGCACGGCACCTTGACGCTGTCGCGGTGCTCACGCTGCTCGATCAGGTGCAGCGCCGCCTGGCGGCCCAGTTCATAGTGCGGCAGTTGAACGGTGGTGAGCGGCGGCTGAAACAGTTCGCCAATCCCCACCATGTTGTCATAGCCCAGCACCGCCACCTGCTGGGGTATGCGCCAGCCCTGCGCCAGCAGCGTCTGGTACACCAGAAACGCCACCCGGTCGTTGCCGCACACCACCACGTCGCACTCCTGCCGCCCGGGGGCGAAATGGCGCGCCAACAGTTCGACGCAGTCACGGTAATGCTCATCGCCGCCGCTCAGGTTGAGGTGGTACTGCCGCAGCTGCGCCATATCGCCGCCGCCCTCCCGCCAGGCGCGCTCCAGCCCGCGTCGGCGCAGCGTCGCCGCCGGCACGTCTTCCGGCAGATAAATACACAGCGGCGCGCGGTAGCCCTTGTCGAGCAACGTGCGCGCCGCGTCATACTGCCCCTGTTCATCATCCGGGATATAGCTGGCGATGCGCTGCGTACGGCTGAAACAGTTTGCCAGCACCAGCCGCTTATCCAACAGCTTGGCCGGCAGCGTCACCTGACGCAATCCCATGGTGGTGAAAATCACGCCGTCCGGCCGGTGCGCCAGCAGCAGATCCACCGTATGCTCCGCCGATTCATCGTCGAACAGGTTGACGACAAAGCTGTTCCAGCCATGTTCGCGCGCGGTTTTTTCTATCGACAGGATCATTTCGACCGAGAACGGCGTGGTGGCGGTATCCAGCGCCAGTACGCCGATGGTCTGCACCCGGCCGCCGTCGCCGCGGATGCGGCGGGCGGCCAGATCCGGCACATAGTCCAGTTGATCGATGGCCTGCTTCACCCGGCGGTAGGTTTCCGCCCGCAGTTTATCAGGCTCGTTGATGGCGCGAGACACCGTCATCAACGAAACCCCGGCCAGTTTTGCAACGTCTTTCAGCGAAGCCATGTACCCTTCTCTGCCTTGACTGGGAAATGAAACGAGACCTCGCATAATCCCATAACTCAGCCGCAGAGACTACCGGCGTTTACACCCGGCTGAGATCGGCCCACAGCGCCAGCGCATCCGCGCTCAACGGTGCGGCCCGCCCGCCATGTGCCGCCTCCGGCCACCAGCCGCCCTGCCGGGCGCCGAGCCGGGTTTCTGCCGGCAACAGCCATTCGCCGCGCAGCACATACCAGACGCCGGCGTGGCCGACCGGCAGCTCGCACGCCGCCGTCATCCGCCGCACCGCAGCGCGCCAGCGTCCGCGCCGGGTCATGATATTAAAATCCTGGCTGACGCCCCCCAGCAGCCGCGCCTGCAGCGCCGCATCGCCGGAGAAGGCGAAGGGTTCGCCCGCCGTCTCCAGCCGATGACCGATGCCGTCGCCGAACAGATGGACACCGTCGCCCTCCAGCAGGGTAATCGAACGGTCGATGCCGTCGAAGGCGGAAAACGGCCCGTCCTGTGCGATGGTGGCGATACTCGCCCGCCAGTCGAAGTCGGCGCCGTCCGCCGGCTGGCAGACAATTTCACGCGTTTCGCCGCCGCCATTGCGCCACGGGCTGACCGGCAGGTCGGAAAAATCAAACCGGTTCATCAGCATCACGCCTCCTGCTGGAAAGTTTTGAGCACCTGCATAAACTCGACGCGGCTCTGCTGCTGCAGCGCATGGCGACCCTGCTCAATTACCTGCGATCCGGCAACAAACACGTCGCGGATCTGCGCCTTGCCACCGGCAAACAGCCAGCGGTTGAGGATCGCCGCGTCCGGCGCCGCCGCCAGATACGGATCGTCGCCGTCCAGCACCAGCCAGTCGGCGCGGTAGCCGCTCTGCAGCCGGCCGATCGGCGCGCCGCAGGCCTGCGCGCCCCCTTGCAGCGCCTGCTGATACAGCGCATCGCCCACCGACCGCTGTTCCGCCGTCGTCAGACGGTTGCGATGCCGGTCGCGCAGGCGCTGACCATATTCGAACCAGCGCAATTCCTCCACCACATTCAGCGAGACGTGGCTGTCCGAGCCGATGCCCCAGCGTCCCTGACGCTGCAGGTAGGCGTCGCCGGGGAAGATGCCATCGCCCAGATTGGCCTCGGTGGTCAGGCACAGCCCCGCCACCGCCCGGCTGTGTGCCAGTTGCTCCAGCTCGGCGTTATCCAGATGGGTGGCGTGCACCAGACACCAGCGACTGTCGACCGGCAGATGCTCATACAACCACGCCACCGGACGCTGGCCGCACCACTGCAGACAGTCGTTCACCTCTTTTTGCTGTTCGGCAATATGGATATGCACCGGCAGCGTGCTATCGGCCTGCGCCAGCACCTGCTCCATCTGCGTCAGTTCCACCGCGCGCAGCGAATGGAAGCACAGCCCCTGGTTCTGCAGCGGCCGATCCGCCAGTTGGCGAGCGATAACCTGCTGCTGCGTCAGGTAGCTGTCCACATCCTGGATAAAGCGCCGCTGCCCCGCCTGCGCCGGCTGTGCGCCGAAGCCGGCATAGCTGTACAGCACCGGCAGCAGCGTCATGCCGATCCCCGCCTGCTGCGCGGCGCGGCTGAGGCGGCCGGTCATTTCGCCACGGTCGGCGTACGGCTTGCCGTCGGCGTCATGATGCAGATAGTGAAACTCCGCCACCTGGGTATAGCCGCCCTGTAACATTTCGATATACAGTTGGCGGGCAATGATTTCGACCTGCTCCGGCGTCAGGCGCTGCACCAGGCGGTACATCAGATCGCGCCAGGTCCAGAAACTGTCCTGCGGATCGCCCGCCACCTCGGCCAGCCCCGCCATCACCCGCTGAAACGCGTGCGAGTGAAGGTTCGGCATCCCGGGCACCACATCGCCATGCAGCAGCGCGCAGCCTTCCGGGCTGGCATCCGGGGTAACCCGGGTAAGAAAACCGTGAGCGTCGACGTCCAGCCGGACGGCATGCGCCCAGCCGGTGGGAAGCAGTGCGCGT
The nucleotide sequence above comes from Serratia rhizosphaerae. Encoded proteins:
- a CDS encoding formimidoylglutamate deiminase, translated to MPAYYAKRALLPTGWAHAVRLDVDAHGFLTRVTPDASPEGCALLHGDVVPGMPNLHSHAFQRVMAGLAEVAGDPQDSFWTWRDLMYRLVQRLTPEQVEIIARQLYIEMLQGGYTQVAEFHYLHHDADGKPYADRGEMTGRLSRAAQQAGIGMTLLPVLYSYAGFGAQPAQAGQRRFIQDVDSYLTQQQVIARQLADRPLQNQGLCFHSLRAVELTQMEQVLAQADSTLPVHIHIAEQQKEVNDCLQWCGQRPVAWLYEHLPVDSRWCLVHATHLDNAELEQLAHSRAVAGLCLTTEANLGDGIFPGDAYLQRQGRWGIGSDSHVSLNVVEELRWFEYGQRLRDRHRNRLTTAEQRSVGDALYQQALQGGAQACGAPIGRLQSGYRADWLVLDGDDPYLAAAPDAAILNRWLFAGGKAQIRDVFVAGSQVIEQGRHALQQQSRVEFMQVLKTFQQEA
- a CDS encoding glycoside hydrolase family 32 protein — its product is MKELLAQADHAVEKLRAARQNDLYPRFHLAAQAGWINDPNGLIFINGVYHAFYQHHPFDENWGPMHWGHATSRDLVHWQHQPIALAPGDADDRDGCFSGCAVDDHGVLTLLYTGHVWLGEPGDDSKLREVQCLATSQDGIHFTKHGAVLTPPAGIMHFRDPKVWRQDEQWWMVVGVKDSDLGQVWLYRSDNLRDWRFERVLAAAEHARQGYMWECPDFFPLGERQLMIFSPQGLAAQGYRYRNLFQSGYLLGNWQPGEAFEVIQPFSELDAGHDFYAPQTFTAADGRRLLFGWMDMWESPMPSKAHGWAGALTLPRELSLSAAGQVRMQPARELTALRREAQRFDAVRCRNQRLPLGDALHELLLTLDLTGSDAERYGVNLGDAARLYVDNQAHRLVLERFSDDPALCGCRSVPLPTGDHLQLRLFIDRSSLEVFVNDGEACLTSRIYPQDGDCRPGLFAESGEAHFPAIAGWTLDSIWQ
- a CDS encoding MFS transporter gives rise to the protein MNRKTKKYYFLLSGLLFFFFFTWSSSFSLISLWLSQKIGLKGAETGLIFSAISLVALCAQPLYGFIQDKLGLRKHLLQYLGVMLLLTGPFFIYVYAPLLASNLLLGALVGGVFIGATFYAGIGALESYTERVSRIVGFEFGRARMWGSLGWACATFLAGFIFNIDPDINFWLASASAVVFLLLLSQVRELKANAMAELEYGKAENLRLQDAVALLRLPGFWALAIFVLGISVYSVFDQQFSVYFAAQFATPQQGNEMYGFLNSLQVFLEAGGMFLAPLLVNRIGAKQGLLLAGAVMTLRMLGSGLVSGALLISLMKLLHAVELPILLIAIFKYIATRFDSRLSSTLYLVGFQFITQVMASFLSPLAGYGYDRIGFADTYLLMGGVVAATTLLSCWLLRGETAGGKHNIHPLSEPSQ
- a CDS encoding LacI family DNA-binding transcriptional regulator, which produces MASLKDVAKLAGVSLMTVSRAINEPDKLRAETYRRVKQAIDQLDYVPDLAARRIRGDGGRVQTIGVLALDTATTPFSVEMILSIEKTAREHGWNSFVVNLFDDESAEHTVDLLLAHRPDGVIFTTMGLRQVTLPAKLLDKRLVLANCFSRTQRIASYIPDDEQGQYDAARTLLDKGYRAPLCIYLPEDVPAATLRRRGLERAWREGGGDMAQLRQYHLNLSGGDEHYRDCVELLARHFAPGRQECDVVVCGNDRVAFLVYQTLLAQGWRIPQQVAVLGYDNMVGIGELFQPPLTTVQLPHYELGRQAALHLIEQREHRDSVKVPCPLLLRASL
- a CDS encoding HutD/Ves family protein, yielding MLMNRFDFSDLPVSPWRNGGGETREIVCQPADGADFDWRASIATIAQDGPFSAFDGIDRSITLLEGDGVHLFGDGIGHRLETAGEPFAFSGDAALQARLLGGVSQDFNIMTRRGRWRAAVRRMTAACELPVGHAGVWYVLRGEWLLPAETRLGARQGGWWPEAAHGGRAAPLSADALALWADLSRV